Proteins co-encoded in one Methanobacterium veterum genomic window:
- the leuS gene encoding leucine--tRNA ligase produces the protein MNEIEKKWQKKWAESHLFESNPDNKEKIFLTVAYPYPSGAMHIGHGRTYTVPDVYARFKRMQGYNVLFPMAWHVTGAPVIGIAKRIERKDPWTLNIYENVHKVSKEELNKFTDPEYIVKYFSTEYHDVMQSMGYSIDWRREFRTTDPHYKKFVEWQFRKLKSKGYIGKGKHPVKYCPEEMNPVGDHDLLEGEGVAINELTLVKFKLGDDYLVAATFRPETLFGATNLWLNPDEEYIRVKLYGESWIITKKAFDNIIHQKKDAVIDSSIDANGLIGQYVKNPLTDEEHIILPASFVDPGYGSGVVYSVPAHAPADYIALKDLKENEELLEEYDIGNKVEKIEPISIVKLEGFGKFPAQEIIEKFGVKNQKDPRLSDATNELYKLEHAKGVMANIPDYDGLKVPSARDEVIKNLLEAKKGDVMYDFAEKPVVCRCGTECVVKILEDQWFLKYSDEQWKQSTYNCLAQENIVPAEIRANFEYYIGWLEDWACSRRFGLGTKMPWDNQWLIEPLSDSTIYMAYYTIAKYMKDVDPEDLDDSFFDDVFLDLQKYSGQIEGQLFEDIKHEFNYWYPLDWRLSAKDLVGNHLSFHMFHHSAIFPEYKWPNGIVVFGMGLLEGNKMSSSKGNVILLNDAIETYGADVVRLFLMASAEPWQDFDWRENEVKGTKRRLEWFSEFADRVAEIKGYPVSLKDFELGEVKKPINNWILSQFNMRIKDATEALEGFQTRKALQELLFIFKKDIDHYFHRIEHELENEEAKEEISNVLTYILGGWIRLMSPFVPHTSEELWSKLDGEGFVSNAQWPEYNEDLIDEKVQKAEEIVQGLAGDINEIKKITGTQPNKIHIYVAPEWKWKVFEIAKDIGRPDIGRIMGESIKQNLHDNKKEIADFAKKVAREVTKIKYVGQIDECSIIEESLDFLSSEAGAEVIVYEKPTYDPKGKFKNAMPYKPAIYIE, from the coding sequence TTGAACGAAATAGAAAAGAAATGGCAGAAAAAATGGGCAGAATCACACTTATTTGAATCTAATCCTGATAATAAAGAGAAAATTTTTCTAACAGTAGCATATCCTTATCCAAGCGGAGCAATGCACATAGGACATGGAAGAACTTACACAGTGCCTGATGTGTATGCAAGGTTTAAAAGAATGCAGGGCTATAATGTTCTTTTCCCAATGGCATGGCATGTAACAGGTGCTCCAGTTATAGGTATTGCAAAAAGAATTGAAAGGAAAGACCCATGGACATTAAATATCTATGAAAATGTCCATAAAGTCTCAAAAGAAGAGCTCAATAAATTTACAGACCCTGAATATATTGTAAAATATTTCAGTACTGAATACCACGATGTAATGCAGAGTATGGGTTACTCAATAGACTGGAGAAGGGAATTCAGAACTACAGACCCTCATTACAAAAAATTCGTGGAATGGCAGTTTAGAAAACTTAAAAGCAAAGGATACATTGGTAAAGGAAAACATCCAGTAAAATACTGTCCAGAAGAAATGAACCCTGTAGGGGACCACGACCTTCTGGAAGGGGAAGGTGTTGCAATAAACGAGCTTACCCTTGTCAAATTCAAGTTAGGTGACGACTACCTTGTAGCTGCAACATTCCGTCCTGAAACACTTTTTGGAGCTACTAATTTATGGTTAAATCCAGATGAAGAATACATCCGTGTAAAACTATACGGCGAAAGCTGGATAATAACTAAAAAAGCATTTGATAACATCATCCATCAAAAAAAGGATGCTGTCATTGATTCTTCTATTGATGCAAATGGGTTAATAGGGCAATATGTAAAAAACCCTCTAACTGACGAAGAACACATTATACTCCCTGCTTCATTTGTAGATCCTGGATATGGTTCTGGTGTTGTTTATTCCGTACCAGCACACGCTCCTGCAGACTACATAGCACTTAAAGATCTCAAAGAGAACGAAGAACTGCTTGAAGAGTATGATATAGGGAATAAAGTGGAAAAAATAGAGCCAATCAGCATTGTAAAGCTTGAAGGCTTTGGGAAATTCCCTGCTCAAGAAATAATTGAAAAGTTCGGTGTTAAAAACCAGAAAGATCCAAGACTTTCTGACGCCACAAATGAACTGTATAAACTGGAACATGCAAAGGGAGTTATGGCAAATATTCCTGATTATGACGGCTTAAAAGTACCATCTGCAAGGGATGAGGTTATAAAAAATCTTCTTGAAGCCAAAAAAGGGGATGTAATGTATGACTTTGCAGAAAAACCTGTTGTATGCAGGTGCGGTACAGAATGTGTGGTTAAGATACTTGAAGACCAGTGGTTCCTTAAATATTCTGATGAACAGTGGAAACAGAGCACATATAACTGCCTTGCTCAAGAAAATATAGTCCCTGCAGAAATAAGGGCTAATTTTGAATATTATATTGGATGGTTAGAAGATTGGGCCTGCAGCCGACGGTTTGGGCTTGGGACAAAAATGCCATGGGATAATCAATGGTTAATAGAACCTTTAAGCGATTCTACTATTTATATGGCTTATTATACAATTGCAAAGTACATGAAGGATGTTGATCCAGAAGATCTTGATGATTCATTCTTTGACGATGTATTTTTAGACCTCCAGAAGTATTCTGGCCAGATAGAAGGTCAGCTCTTTGAAGATATCAAGCATGAATTTAATTACTGGTATCCTTTGGACTGGAGACTTTCAGCTAAGGACCTGGTTGGAAACCACCTTTCATTCCACATGTTCCACCATTCCGCAATATTCCCTGAATACAAGTGGCCGAATGGTATTGTAGTCTTTGGAATGGGTCTTCTTGAAGGAAACAAGATGTCATCATCAAAAGGAAATGTAATCCTCTTGAATGACGCTATAGAGACCTACGGAGCAGATGTGGTAAGGCTCTTTTTAATGGCATCTGCAGAACCATGGCAAGACTTCGACTGGAGAGAAAATGAAGTAAAAGGGACTAAAAGACGGTTAGAATGGTTTTCAGAATTTGCAGATCGCGTGGCTGAAATTAAAGGATATCCTGTATCTTTAAAAGACTTTGAGTTAGGGGAAGTTAAAAAGCCCATAAATAACTGGATTTTAAGTCAGTTTAATATGAGAATTAAAGATGCAACAGAGGCCCTTGAAGGATTCCAGACAAGAAAAGCACTGCAGGAATTATTATTCATCTTTAAAAAGGATATTGATCATTACTTCCATCGTATAGAACATGAATTAGAGAATGAAGAGGCAAAAGAAGAAATTTCAAACGTTTTAACATACATATTAGGCGGTTGGATACGTTTAATGTCTCCATTTGTACCTCATACATCTGAAGAACTGTGGAGCAAACTTGATGGGGAAGGATTTGTATCAAATGCACAGTGGCCTGAATATAATGAGGACTTAATAGATGAAAAAGTTCAGAAGGCCGAGGAAATTGTACAGGGACTTGCAGGTGATATAAACGAAATAAAGAAAATCACAGGTACTCAACCAAATAAAATCCACATCTATGTAGCTCCTGAGTGGAAATGGAAGGTATTCGAAATTGCAAAAGATATTGGAAGGCCGGATATAGGTAGAATAATGGGAGAATCCATAAAACAAAATCTGCATGATAATAAAAAAGAAATTGCAGACTTTGCAAAGAAAGTGGCAAGAGAAGTAACTAAAATTAAATATGTGGGCCAAATTGATGAGTGTTCCATTATTGAGGAATCACTGGACTTCTTATCAAGCGAAGCAGGTGCAGAAGTGATTGTATATGAAAAACCTACCTATGATCCAAAGGGTAAGTTCAAAAATGCAATGCCTTACAAGCCTGCTATTTATATAGAGTAA